The following are encoded together in the Flavihumibacter fluvii genome:
- a CDS encoding aldose epimerase family protein, whose amino-acid sequence MKFITQVLFAGCIFTAMLSCNNNTKNETVEAEKTTSGTSRKEWGNIEGQPVYLYTLSNAKGTVVNITNYGGIVTSFVTKDKQGVASSIVLGFDSLAPYLQKHPYFGAIIGRYGNRIGDAKFSIGKEHYTLAANNGKNALHGGLKGFDKVIWSVDPPVDSVPSITLHYMSKDGEEGYPGNLNVTVKYTLGDNDDLSIVYDATTDKATPVNLTNHSYFNLSGDVKETILGHEVQINANSYTPVDTTLITTGEITSVKGTPFDFTTPQTVGSRIDAVTGNPGGYDHNYVLNRQGTGLETAATVYDPVSGRVLEVKTTEPGMQFYTGNFLDGSVINHTGTPVNFRTALCLETQHFPDSPNKPAFPTTILQPGETYHSETVYTVSLRK is encoded by the coding sequence ATGAAATTCATCACACAAGTACTATTCGCAGGATGTATATTTACCGCTATGTTGTCCTGCAACAACAACACAAAAAATGAAACGGTGGAAGCAGAAAAAACAACCTCCGGCACCAGCCGCAAAGAATGGGGTAACATCGAAGGACAACCCGTGTATTTATATACCTTGTCAAATGCGAAAGGTACTGTTGTGAACATCACCAATTATGGTGGCATCGTTACTTCATTTGTTACAAAAGACAAGCAAGGTGTAGCCTCCAGTATTGTACTCGGCTTTGACAGCCTGGCCCCTTACCTGCAAAAACACCCCTACTTCGGTGCAATAATAGGCCGCTATGGCAACAGGATCGGGGATGCAAAATTTTCTATCGGGAAAGAACACTATACGCTGGCTGCGAATAATGGCAAGAATGCCTTGCATGGCGGATTGAAAGGTTTTGATAAAGTGATCTGGTCTGTAGACCCGCCTGTTGATTCCGTACCGTCCATTACCCTGCATTATATGAGCAAAGACGGCGAGGAAGGCTACCCGGGCAACCTCAATGTGACTGTAAAATATACCCTGGGTGATAATGATGACCTGTCTATTGTCTATGATGCCACCACGGACAAGGCCACTCCGGTTAACCTGACTAACCACAGTTATTTTAACCTGAGCGGTGATGTTAAGGAAACCATCCTGGGGCATGAAGTGCAGATCAACGCCAATAGCTACACCCCGGTGGATACAACGCTGATCACAACAGGGGAGATAACATCCGTGAAAGGAACCCCTTTTGATTTTACTACTCCGCAAACCGTTGGTAGCCGCATTGATGCCGTAACCGGTAATCCTGGTGGCTATGACCATAACTATGTGCTGAATCGCCAGGGCACCGGACTGGAAACTGCTGCTACTGTTTATGATCCGGTAAGTGGCCGCGTGCTCGAAGTGAAGACCACAGAACCCGGCATGCAGTTCTATACCGGTAACTTCCTGGATGGCAGCGTTATCAACCATACCGGAACACCGGTGAACTTCCGTACGGCCCTCTGCCTGGAGACCCAGCATTTTCCTGACTCCCCCAATAAACCGGCATTTCCAACGACCATCTTGCAGCCCGGCGAAACCTATCATTCCGAAACCGTATATACCGTCTCCTTGCGTAAATAA